A window of the Corynebacterium minutissimum genome harbors these coding sequences:
- a CDS encoding DUF421 domain-containing protein has product MYQLGIEPHRIPVVMFATLGIYLAFMILVKLFGSRVLTSMTASDAVIIIMFGAVAGRVIIGNPPTLAAGIIGLFTLMLLEAAFGTFRQFVTWSKFIDRRPVLLVYKGELQEDNMVFAHITERDVNSAVRKAGLGRRNDVQLMILEPTGHISVIRRGQLVDASVFKDVLGSERIEEVEEDGSKN; this is encoded by the coding sequence ATGTACCAGCTCGGTATCGAACCTCACCGCATACCCGTGGTGATGTTCGCGACCCTCGGCATCTACCTAGCATTCATGATTTTGGTCAAGCTCTTTGGCAGCCGTGTGCTCACATCGATGACGGCGTCGGATGCAGTGATCATTATTATGTTCGGCGCGGTCGCTGGCCGCGTGATTATCGGTAACCCGCCGACACTTGCGGCTGGCATCATCGGCCTTTTCACCCTCATGCTGCTCGAAGCGGCTTTCGGCACTTTCCGGCAGTTCGTCACATGGTCAAAGTTCATTGACCGTCGCCCTGTTCTACTGGTCTATAAGGGGGAACTGCAGGAAGACAACATGGTCTTCGCCCACATCACGGAGCGAGACGTTAATTCGGCGGTGCGCAAAGCCGGGCTTGGCCGCCGCAACGACGTACAGCTGATGATCCTGGAACCCACAGGACACATTTCAGTCATTCGACGAGGCCAGCTCGTCGACGCCTCTGTATTCAAAGACGTACTCGGTTCCGAGCGCATCGAAGAAGTCGAGGAAGACGGCTCCAAAAACTAG
- a CDS encoding adenine phosphoribosyltransferase — protein sequence MSEIYAAAAQALKDKVRLVQDFPEEGILFEDLTPVLADAASFTAVVDGLAEACKELGADMVGGLDARGFLLGSAVAYKLEMGILAIRKKGKLPPPVLTQEYELEYGSAALEIPDSGIDIKGKRIVLVDDVLATGGTLYGAKLLLEAAGAEVAGNVVVLEVNGLQGRQRLEGTPLVVLNQMGAAD from the coding sequence GTGAGCGAGATTTACGCCGCAGCAGCACAAGCCTTAAAAGACAAGGTTCGCCTGGTCCAAGACTTCCCGGAGGAAGGCATCCTCTTCGAGGATCTAACCCCGGTTCTGGCGGACGCTGCGTCTTTTACTGCCGTGGTCGATGGCTTGGCGGAAGCCTGCAAAGAGCTCGGCGCCGACATGGTCGGCGGATTGGATGCACGTGGCTTCTTGCTTGGTTCTGCCGTGGCATACAAGCTCGAGATGGGAATCTTGGCTATCCGCAAGAAGGGCAAGTTGCCGCCGCCGGTGCTCACTCAGGAGTATGAGCTGGAGTACGGTTCAGCGGCCCTGGAGATTCCGGATAGTGGTATTGACATTAAAGGCAAGCGCATCGTGCTTGTCGACGACGTCCTCGCCACCGGCGGCACCTTATACGGCGCCAAGCTGCTTCTTGAAGCCGCAGGGGCAGAGGTTGCGGGCAACGTCGTTGTGCTTGAAGTCAATGGGCTGCAGGGACGCCAACGCCTCGAAGGAACACCCTTGGTTGTGCTGAACCAAATGGGGGCTGCGGACTAA
- a CDS encoding bifunctional metallophosphatase/5'-nucleotidase — MNFRRFGQLLAATTVTAVAVSGAPAFAAEADQVTISVTNFTDFHGHLELAEKFDKDTKELSGYTEMGAARMAALIKYVNKDQEYALTSSGDNVGGSAFVSAISEDKYTNKALNTMNLDVTAVGNHEFDKGTEDLMDRIVKESEFPIIGANVTKDGKPLLKPSFVKEVDGVKIGFVGTVTENTKFKVSAAAIPGIEFTDPVKATNEEATRLKESGEADVVVALMHEDAQQFAEDFNKDVDLLFGGDTHVKTQGEVAREGALPLYWAQGYEYGKVLNDADITFDKAEKKITKVDLTQYDVADAETFELLQGLKDDAEVASVVAEAKKVADEEGSKTAGTTEKAMYRGSNDGEDTGTNRGVESTLNNFIADGQRYAMSKQTNKEIDLGVMNAGGVRADLKEGDVTYKDIFAVQPFGNSVITAEVSGEDFIKALENQWKPGQSRPRLALGLSSNVSVVYDQKAEQGKRVKSVTIDGEPIDPKKNYSVALSSFLASSDTEEGGDGFFVPGSIKNRNDVGYMDTQAMIDYIASGESKVRTGQGQIGAHISGELKAGEEITIDLSSLNYSNEEEPQAKKVTVALGDAKVEADIDNAAQEGDKSFGERGRATVKLTLPEGLEGDQKLTITTDAGTEAVLPITLEGKSEDKPSETPAPTTEPTVDPKPSKDTSSKFDGSSFGLGLGLGITAAVAAAIATALATVGFAATALPAPIQQMIEQLRKQFNI; from the coding sequence GTGAATTTCCGTCGTTTTGGTCAGCTACTGGCCGCCACCACCGTTACCGCCGTTGCCGTCTCTGGCGCGCCTGCGTTCGCCGCTGAGGCCGACCAGGTGACCATTTCCGTCACCAACTTCACTGACTTCCACGGCCACCTCGAGCTGGCTGAGAAGTTTGACAAGGACACTAAGGAATTGAGCGGTTACACCGAGATGGGCGCTGCCCGCATGGCTGCCCTCATCAAGTACGTCAACAAAGACCAGGAGTACGCTCTGACGTCCTCCGGTGACAACGTGGGCGGCTCCGCTTTCGTATCGGCTATTTCTGAGGATAAGTACACCAACAAGGCCCTCAACACCATGAACCTCGATGTCACTGCCGTGGGTAACCACGAGTTCGACAAGGGCACTGAGGACCTGATGGACCGCATCGTCAAGGAGTCTGAGTTCCCGATTATCGGTGCGAACGTGACCAAAGACGGCAAGCCTCTCCTCAAGCCTTCCTTCGTGAAGGAAGTCGATGGCGTGAAGATCGGCTTCGTCGGCACCGTCACTGAGAACACCAAGTTCAAGGTATCCGCCGCCGCCATTCCGGGCATTGAGTTCACCGACCCAGTTAAGGCTACGAATGAGGAAGCCACCCGTCTGAAGGAATCCGGCGAGGCCGACGTTGTTGTCGCACTCATGCACGAGGACGCACAGCAGTTTGCAGAGGACTTCAACAAGGACGTCGACCTGCTTTTCGGCGGCGACACCCACGTGAAGACCCAGGGCGAGGTCGCCCGTGAGGGCGCACTGCCGCTGTACTGGGCACAGGGCTACGAGTACGGCAAGGTGCTTAACGACGCCGACATCACCTTCGACAAGGCTGAGAAGAAGATCACCAAGGTCGATCTCACCCAGTACGACGTTGCGGATGCAGAGACCTTTGAACTTCTCCAGGGGCTGAAGGATGATGCAGAGGTTGCCTCTGTTGTCGCCGAGGCCAAGAAGGTAGCTGACGAAGAGGGCTCCAAGACCGCTGGCACCACTGAAAAGGCAATGTACCGCGGTTCTAACGATGGTGAAGATACTGGTACCAACCGCGGCGTGGAGTCCACCCTCAACAACTTCATTGCTGATGGTCAGCGCTACGCTATGTCGAAGCAGACCAACAAGGAAATCGACCTTGGCGTCATGAATGCCGGTGGTGTTCGCGCTGACCTCAAGGAAGGCGACGTCACCTACAAGGACATCTTCGCCGTCCAGCCTTTCGGCAACTCCGTCATCACGGCTGAGGTTAGCGGTGAAGACTTCATCAAGGCTCTGGAGAATCAGTGGAAGCCGGGTCAGTCCCGCCCGCGCCTGGCTTTGGGCCTGTCCAGCAATGTTTCCGTGGTCTATGACCAGAAGGCTGAGCAGGGCAAGCGCGTCAAGTCTGTCACTATCGACGGCGAGCCTATCGACCCGAAGAAGAACTACAGCGTTGCTCTGTCTTCCTTCCTTGCTTCGAGCGATACTGAGGAAGGCGGTGACGGTTTCTTCGTGCCGGGTTCCATCAAGAACCGTAACGACGTCGGTTACATGGATACCCAGGCCATGATTGACTACATCGCTTCTGGCGAGTCGAAGGTGCGCACCGGCCAGGGCCAGATTGGTGCCCACATTTCCGGTGAGCTGAAGGCTGGCGAGGAAATCACCATCGACCTGTCCTCCCTCAACTACTCCAATGAGGAGGAGCCGCAGGCGAAGAAGGTTACCGTTGCTCTCGGTGATGCAAAGGTTGAGGCTGACATCGACAACGCTGCTCAGGAAGGCGACAAGAGCTTCGGTGAGCGCGGCCGCGCGACCGTCAAGCTCACTCTTCCGGAGGGCCTCGAGGGCGACCAGAAGCTGACCATCACCACCGATGCCGGCACCGAGGCTGTTCTTCCGATCACCCTGGAGGGCAAGTCTGAGGACAAGCCGTCTGAGACCCCGGCGCCGACGACTGAGCCGACCGTTGACCCGAAGCCGTCCAAGGACACCAGCTCCAAGTTCGATGGTTCTTCCTTCGGCCTAGGCCTGGGACTGGGCATCACCGCCGCTGTTGCAGCTGCTATCGCGACCGCCCTGGCTACCGTGGGCTTCGCTGCCACTGCACTTCCGGCCCCGATTCAGCAGATGATTGAGCAGCTGCGCAAGCAGTTCAACATCTAG
- a CDS encoding peptidylprolyl isomerase — MPTNSQRLDDALNQLDRELKSRDRKQKTRPLGVVFAAAVVIIALVGGIWFLATRTGDEEEIQAQETSAAETTSEAPTAEALTGKREKPLDETVTCEYPEAGDASREVAIPKGKNIPAKGEVTVNFATKQGDIEMTLDRSLAPCTVNAITDMISAEYYDDTVCHRMTDGGIFVLQCGDPTGQGSGGPGFQFANEYPTDEADDEALGKMALYPKGSLAMANAGPDTNGSQFFINYKDSELPPAYTYFGNLTAKGQKTIDAIAAKGVKDGAGDGQPAEEVRITKATIES; from the coding sequence GTGCCTACCAACAGCCAGCGCCTAGATGATGCGCTCAACCAGCTCGATCGCGAGCTGAAGTCCCGCGACCGCAAGCAAAAGACCCGCCCGTTGGGCGTTGTGTTTGCTGCGGCCGTAGTCATTATCGCCCTCGTCGGCGGAATCTGGTTCCTTGCCACGCGTACGGGTGATGAGGAAGAGATCCAAGCGCAGGAGACCTCGGCTGCTGAAACTACATCTGAGGCCCCTACTGCTGAGGCGCTGACCGGCAAGCGCGAGAAGCCGCTCGACGAAACCGTGACCTGTGAATACCCGGAAGCTGGCGATGCTTCCCGCGAGGTCGCCATCCCGAAGGGCAAGAACATTCCGGCCAAGGGCGAGGTCACCGTTAACTTTGCTACCAAGCAAGGCGACATTGAGATGACCCTCGATCGTTCCCTGGCTCCCTGTACTGTCAACGCTATTACGGACATGATTTCGGCTGAGTACTACGACGACACCGTGTGCCACCGCATGACCGATGGTGGAATCTTTGTCCTGCAGTGTGGCGACCCGACCGGCCAGGGTTCTGGCGGCCCTGGTTTCCAGTTCGCCAACGAGTACCCGACTGATGAGGCTGACGACGAAGCCCTCGGCAAGATGGCCCTCTACCCGAAGGGCTCCCTCGCCATGGCTAACGCTGGTCCAGATACCAACGGCTCCCAGTTCTTCATTAACTACAAGGACTCTGAGTTGCCACCTGCCTACACGTACTTCGGTAACCTCACCGCCAAGGGCCAGAAGACTATCGACGCCATTGCTGCAAAGGGCGTCAAGGATGGCGCCGGAGACGGCCAACCGGCTGAAGAGGTTCGCATCACCAAGGCCACCATCGAAAGCTAG
- a CDS encoding RelA/SpoT family protein, producing the protein MTEKQDKAVWRPSGVRGMSARLARSLTGGRVKINPALDPLMSIHREFHPKADAELLNNAYRTAERLHEGVFRKSGEPYITHPLAVATIAAEIGMDTTTVAAALLHDTVEDTDYSLEDLTRDFGPEVARLVDGVTKLDKVALGAAAEAETIRKMIVAMATDPRVLVIKVCDRLHNMRTMRFLPPEKQAKKARQTLDVIAPLAHRLGMASVKWELEDLAFAILYPKKYDEIVRMVADRAPSRDRALKEIRAQVGQALKDNGIEAEVMGRPKHYWSIYQKMIVRGRDFAEIFDLVGIRILVDDINSCYAAIGVVHSLYQALPGRFKDYISSPRFGVYQSLHTTVIAAGGSTLEVQVRTHEMHYNAEFGVAAHWRYKETKGKNSGHQEEVDQMAWMRQLLDWQKEAADPNEFLDSLRYDLTAKQIFAFTPKGDVVNLPAGSTPVDFAYAVHTEVGHRCIGAKVNGKLVALESELKSGDKVEIFTSKDPNAGPSRDWQDFLVSPRAKTKVRQWFAKERREEHLEAGRDALAAEVQRGGLPMHRLFTASSMKQVAEQLHYPDVDALYTAIGAGHVSAQHVANQLMALFGDQDDAVDALASRTPLSEIENSRAQHTKDSATGTGILVEGSPDVMAKLAKCCQPVPGDAIFGFVTRGGGVSVHRADCTNAEKLKSEPERMMTVEWAGGPKSSGAFSATLQLEALDRQGLLFELTRIFSEQSLNVLSMTSNRGDDHIATVRFTFSVSDTKQLGQLMTTLRNTEGVFDVYRVTA; encoded by the coding sequence ATGACTGAAAAGCAGGACAAGGCTGTATGGCGGCCAAGCGGCGTGCGCGGTATGTCCGCACGTCTAGCGCGGTCGTTGACCGGCGGACGGGTCAAGATCAATCCGGCGCTGGACCCGTTGATGTCGATTCACCGGGAGTTTCACCCGAAGGCGGATGCTGAGCTTCTCAACAATGCCTATCGGACGGCCGAGCGCTTGCATGAGGGCGTATTCCGCAAGTCTGGGGAGCCTTACATCACCCACCCGTTGGCCGTGGCAACGATTGCTGCGGAGATCGGCATGGATACCACCACGGTGGCCGCGGCGCTGCTCCACGACACCGTGGAGGACACGGATTACTCCTTGGAGGATCTCACTCGGGACTTTGGCCCGGAGGTCGCCAGGCTTGTCGACGGTGTCACGAAACTCGACAAAGTTGCCCTCGGCGCGGCCGCGGAGGCAGAGACGATTCGTAAAATGATTGTCGCGATGGCCACGGACCCTCGGGTGCTCGTCATCAAGGTGTGCGATCGTCTCCATAACATGCGCACTATGCGCTTTCTTCCGCCGGAGAAGCAGGCCAAGAAGGCGCGCCAAACCCTAGACGTCATTGCGCCTTTGGCTCACCGCCTGGGTATGGCGAGCGTGAAATGGGAGCTGGAAGATCTCGCTTTCGCCATCCTGTATCCCAAGAAGTATGACGAGATTGTCCGCATGGTGGCGGACCGTGCCCCTTCGCGGGATCGTGCGCTCAAAGAAATCAGGGCTCAGGTAGGCCAAGCACTCAAGGATAACGGCATTGAGGCCGAGGTCATGGGCCGCCCGAAGCATTACTGGTCGATTTACCAGAAGATGATCGTGCGCGGCCGTGACTTTGCTGAGATCTTCGACCTCGTGGGTATCCGCATCTTGGTCGACGATATTAATTCCTGCTATGCCGCCATCGGTGTTGTCCACTCGCTTTACCAGGCGCTTCCGGGACGCTTCAAGGACTATATTTCCTCACCGCGCTTCGGCGTGTATCAGTCACTACACACCACGGTGATTGCAGCAGGCGGCTCCACTCTGGAAGTCCAGGTGCGCACGCATGAAATGCACTACAACGCTGAGTTCGGTGTGGCAGCGCACTGGCGCTACAAAGAAACCAAAGGGAAGAACTCCGGCCACCAAGAAGAAGTGGACCAGATGGCGTGGATGCGTCAGCTGCTTGATTGGCAGAAGGAAGCCGCCGACCCCAACGAGTTCCTCGACTCGCTGCGCTATGACCTGACCGCCAAGCAAATTTTTGCCTTTACCCCCAAGGGCGACGTGGTAAATCTTCCGGCCGGTTCCACTCCCGTTGACTTCGCCTACGCGGTGCACACGGAGGTGGGGCACAGGTGTATCGGCGCTAAAGTCAATGGCAAACTGGTTGCCCTCGAATCCGAGCTCAAATCCGGTGACAAAGTAGAGATTTTTACCTCCAAGGACCCGAATGCGGGCCCGTCACGCGACTGGCAAGATTTCCTCGTCTCCCCGCGTGCGAAAACGAAGGTCCGACAGTGGTTTGCCAAAGAACGCCGCGAGGAGCACCTCGAGGCCGGCCGTGACGCACTCGCAGCAGAGGTCCAGCGTGGGGGCCTGCCCATGCACCGCCTGTTTACTGCTAGCTCTATGAAGCAGGTAGCTGAGCAGTTGCACTACCCAGACGTCGATGCGCTCTACACCGCGATTGGTGCCGGGCATGTCTCTGCGCAGCACGTGGCCAATCAGCTCATGGCGCTCTTCGGCGACCAGGACGATGCCGTTGATGCCTTGGCTTCCCGCACTCCGCTCAGCGAGATTGAGAACTCCCGCGCACAGCACACCAAGGACTCCGCCACGGGTACGGGCATCCTCGTAGAAGGCAGCCCGGATGTCATGGCGAAGCTGGCTAAGTGCTGCCAGCCTGTCCCGGGCGACGCCATCTTCGGCTTTGTTACCCGCGGCGGGGGAGTCTCCGTCCATCGCGCCGATTGCACGAACGCCGAAAAGCTCAAGTCCGAGCCGGAACGCATGATGACGGTGGAGTGGGCAGGCGGCCCCAAGTCTTCGGGAGCTTTCTCCGCCACTCTTCAGCTCGAGGCCCTCGACCGTCAAGGTCTGCTGTTCGAGCTCACCCGCATCTTTAGTGAGCAGAGCCTTAACGTGTTGTCCATGACCTCAAACCGGGGCGACGACCATATCGCCACCGTTCGCTTTACCTTCTCCGTTTCTGATACCAAGCAGCTCGGCCAGCTCATGACCACGCTGCGCAATACCGAAGGCGTCTTTGACGTTTACCGCGTAACCGCATAG
- the tpx gene encoding thiol peroxidase → MTTVNFKNEPTQTNGALPKVSEPLPDFTLVGTDLEEVSKADFAGKRLVVSCFPSLDTGVCAAQLRTFNEKAAGLDNTVVLSVSRDLPFAQERFCAAEGIENVVSASDFRSDFADKLGLVLEGSPLKGLFARAVIVTDEEHNVVYTELVPEVTTEPDYDAALAALK, encoded by the coding sequence ATGACTACTGTTAATTTTAAGAACGAACCTACTCAGACCAATGGGGCGCTGCCGAAGGTCAGCGAGCCTCTGCCAGATTTCACCCTCGTTGGCACTGACTTGGAAGAGGTCTCCAAGGCTGACTTCGCTGGCAAGCGCTTGGTGGTCTCGTGTTTCCCGTCCCTGGACACGGGTGTGTGTGCGGCGCAGCTGCGTACCTTCAACGAGAAGGCTGCCGGTTTGGACAACACCGTAGTCCTGTCTGTCTCCCGCGACCTGCCCTTTGCTCAGGAGCGTTTCTGCGCGGCTGAAGGCATCGAGAACGTGGTGAGCGCGTCGGATTTCCGTTCTGACTTTGCTGACAAGCTCGGGTTGGTTTTGGAAGGCTCCCCGCTCAAGGGGCTGTTTGCTCGCGCGGTCATCGTGACCGATGAGGAGCACAACGTGGTCTACACCGAGCTCGTTCCGGAGGTCACCACCGAACCGGACTATGACGCCGCGTTGGCTGCTCTAAAGTAG
- a CDS encoding ABC transporter substrate-binding protein has translation MRRSLGAALLAVAVTASACGEDRDAALDDVPPTPSFGLLTDARLASTNAATPWGDATGAPQIASRMYPAMYVPGPAGQMVPNSDLIHAEYYPSDAEHPGAHVDFKITDQAKFADGIPVTCDDFLLSYTAGLLSQTFESHLPLVADIAAMECAPESKEFTVWFNPDSGSRWRYLFGPGTVLPAHAIAHRSGMSVEELNAALHAQDPSMLEDVAQTWREGFSTEPGHFDPELQVSFGPYVIDRVEDSGAIVLKANDSYYGDKPELDEVVVWPDTTDASALVESEELRVAESHLKEPSWLDRNAEGNPFDVTPVVGTLTDTFTFSDAGLFSQPWARQAFAACVDTERLADAASRQSGVEVPAVHVRTVPHDDPVAAQMASISRVPIEPAVASGLAGTTIGVGYLAPNPRYEAMLEELRAVCEPSGITIEDRSGDRVTRANLAADPTTGLAGIDVYLGPVDPLREYSAPTSSVKNSRALRELEQQLWEDLPSIPVSAQPRSFIVDRAVTGVVPYTGPAGIGWNLDRWSDTRNQETEAKEES, from the coding sequence ATGCGTCGCTCACTTGGGGCGGCACTGCTGGCAGTAGCGGTAACCGCCTCCGCATGCGGGGAAGACCGGGACGCCGCGCTTGACGACGTCCCCCCAACCCCCTCCTTCGGCCTTCTCACCGATGCGCGCCTAGCCAGCACGAACGCGGCAACGCCATGGGGTGATGCTACGGGCGCCCCGCAGATTGCTAGCCGTATGTATCCGGCGATGTACGTCCCTGGGCCCGCCGGACAAATGGTCCCGAACTCGGATCTGATCCACGCTGAGTATTACCCCTCGGATGCAGAGCACCCAGGTGCGCACGTAGATTTTAAGATCACGGACCAGGCGAAATTTGCTGATGGTATTCCGGTCACCTGCGACGATTTTTTGTTGTCGTACACCGCGGGCCTACTCAGCCAAACCTTTGAGTCCCACCTGCCCTTGGTAGCGGATATCGCCGCGATGGAGTGCGCGCCGGAGTCAAAGGAGTTCACGGTATGGTTCAACCCTGATTCTGGTTCGCGCTGGCGTTATCTTTTTGGCCCCGGCACCGTTCTTCCTGCACATGCGATTGCGCACCGCTCGGGGATGAGCGTGGAGGAACTCAACGCAGCATTGCACGCCCAGGATCCGTCGATGCTTGAGGACGTGGCCCAGACCTGGCGCGAAGGTTTTTCCACCGAACCCGGACACTTTGACCCCGAGCTGCAGGTATCCTTTGGCCCTTACGTCATTGACCGCGTGGAAGACTCGGGCGCCATCGTGTTGAAGGCCAATGACTCCTACTATGGCGACAAGCCGGAACTCGACGAGGTCGTGGTCTGGCCCGATACTACTGACGCTTCCGCGCTTGTCGAGTCCGAAGAACTGCGCGTTGCCGAATCCCACCTCAAGGAACCTTCCTGGTTGGACCGCAATGCCGAAGGTAATCCCTTCGACGTCACCCCGGTAGTCGGGACCCTTACCGATACCTTCACTTTCTCCGACGCTGGACTCTTTTCCCAGCCGTGGGCTCGTCAGGCTTTCGCTGCTTGCGTGGACACCGAGCGTTTGGCGGATGCCGCCAGTCGCCAGTCTGGCGTGGAGGTTCCCGCGGTCCATGTTCGCACCGTACCGCACGATGATCCGGTGGCGGCGCAGATGGCGTCGATAAGCAGGGTGCCCATTGAGCCAGCGGTAGCAAGCGGCCTGGCAGGCACGACCATCGGCGTGGGGTACTTGGCGCCCAATCCACGCTACGAGGCCATGCTGGAGGAATTGCGTGCTGTGTGCGAGCCCTCCGGAATCACCATCGAGGATCGCTCCGGAGATCGCGTCACCCGAGCGAATCTTGCCGCTGACCCCACCACGGGGCTTGCTGGCATCGATGTCTATTTAGGGCCTGTGGACCCGCTTCGTGAATACTCCGCCCCAACTTCCAGCGTGAAGAACTCTCGTGCGTTGCGCGAGCTGGAGCAACAGCTTTGGGAGGACCTGCCGTCGATCCCGGTATCTGCACAGCCCCGGAGTTTCATCGTTGACCGCGCTGTCACGGGCGTGGTGCCCTACACTGGCCCTGCCGGCATCGGGTGGAATCTCGATCGCTGGAGTGATACCCGTAACCAAGAAACCGAAGCAAAGGAAGAGTCGTGA
- a CDS encoding HNH endonuclease signature motif containing protein: MGVLETYFHYRNSGIALVEQASSSPDELRALGADPADATELAHLHRTYFGQTRFTGKQRKARAYAVAQQHSLSILTLIESYTARVKKDLDAWNLRIKLASTPAHKIRQVATKRLKELRAKRVAKPGVRFTYRSKGPNSITITDTPTVIADIRGTLESVNKTNLLDAARTVIVTGGIGTKPAVHAQVVVTLNELDQIINGDGEEIELNLTNGARMTGADFLAYKFAEIGYATLIHPLEGPVNSYRIQRHASWKQRISLAAEFQTCSRPGCNKPADYCEVHHLIPWQAGGFTNLKNLTFLCAYHNGINDDDPKRPTGRGYMFRLNTGVSYIPPWGVPITAMPEYQEATTRLAAEQTTGQATGQPPDPPPGTGQPPDPPGAS, encoded by the coding sequence ATGGGGGTATTAGAAACCTACTTCCACTACCGCAACTCGGGGATCGCGCTAGTGGAACAAGCATCCAGCTCACCCGATGAGCTCCGCGCGCTCGGCGCCGACCCAGCCGACGCCACAGAACTCGCCCACCTTCACCGCACCTACTTCGGGCAAACTCGCTTCACCGGCAAACAACGCAAAGCACGCGCCTACGCGGTGGCACAACAACATAGCCTTAGCATTCTCACCCTGATCGAGTCCTACACCGCACGCGTGAAAAAAGACCTCGATGCCTGGAACCTACGCATCAAGCTTGCCAGCACCCCCGCCCACAAAATCCGCCAGGTCGCCACCAAGCGTTTGAAGGAGCTTCGTGCCAAACGTGTGGCTAAACCCGGGGTACGCTTCACCTACCGCTCTAAGGGACCCAACTCCATCACCATCACCGACACCCCCACCGTCATCGCCGACATCAGAGGCACCCTAGAATCCGTTAATAAAACAAACCTGCTTGATGCTGCCCGCACCGTCATTGTCACCGGTGGTATTGGCACCAAACCTGCCGTACATGCTCAAGTCGTTGTCACCCTCAACGAGCTTGACCAAATTATTAATGGGGATGGGGAGGAAATAGAACTTAACCTCACCAACGGCGCACGCATGACCGGCGCAGACTTTTTGGCCTACAAGTTTGCTGAGATTGGCTACGCCACCCTCATCCACCCTTTAGAGGGACCGGTTAACTCTTATAGGATTCAGCGGCATGCCAGCTGGAAACAACGCATCAGCCTGGCAGCTGAATTCCAAACCTGCTCTAGGCCCGGCTGCAACAAACCCGCTGATTACTGCGAAGTCCACCACCTCATCCCCTGGCAGGCCGGAGGTTTTACCAACCTCAAGAACCTCACCTTTCTGTGCGCCTACCACAACGGAATTAACGACGATGACCCCAAACGCCCCACCGGGCGTGGCTACATGTTCCGGCTCAATACCGGGGTGAGCTACATCCCACCCTGGGGTGTGCCGATCACCGCCATGCCTGAATACCAAGAAGCCACAACCAGACTCGCCGCCGAACAAACAACAGGACAAGCCACAGGCCAACCACCCGACCCGCCGCCAGGAACAGGCCAGCCGCCCGACCCGCCGGGTGCAAGCTGA
- the secF gene encoding protein translocase subunit SecF, with the protein MAVDTTTRKISRMDRLYEDEGGFDFVGRSKTWYTIAGVLLIASILAIAIRGFTLSLDFEGGTKLTMPAGDLTTEQVEETFTEATGIEPELVQIVGAGSSETLEVTSERLSAEEVNQARQAIFEKFQVEDENGTPSPDAIGSSTVSESWGSSITQRMIIAMLVFFVVATIYVAVRLQRDMAFAAILALIFDGVFIAGIYALFGFEVSPAVIIGLLTVLTFSLYDSVIVFDKVDENTTGLEGQRSKTYSELTNLAINQTVMRSISTSVISALPIIALFIVAIWLMGIGTLRDLALIQFIGVIEGIFSSIFFATTLLVTLANKRKSVKKHNEVVAAYRAEGSRVSDASGEKPLRTVASPAAASQPRTEESGGVSWRPGR; encoded by the coding sequence ATGGCTGTCGATACCACCACCCGCAAGATTTCCCGCATGGACCGCCTCTACGAGGACGAGGGCGGATTCGATTTCGTTGGTCGCTCCAAGACCTGGTACACCATCGCTGGTGTCTTACTCATCGCCTCGATTCTGGCGATTGCCATCCGCGGCTTTACCCTGTCCCTCGACTTCGAGGGCGGGACCAAGCTCACCATGCCGGCAGGTGACCTCACCACCGAGCAGGTTGAAGAGACCTTCACCGAAGCCACTGGCATCGAGCCAGAGCTGGTCCAGATTGTCGGCGCGGGTTCCTCCGAGACCCTCGAGGTCACTTCGGAGCGCCTCTCCGCAGAAGAGGTGAACCAGGCGCGCCAAGCCATCTTTGAAAAATTCCAGGTCGAAGATGAGAACGGCACGCCTAGCCCCGATGCAATTGGTTCCTCCACTGTTTCGGAATCCTGGGGCTCATCGATTACCCAGCGCATGATCATTGCCATGCTCGTCTTTTTCGTCGTGGCGACCATCTACGTGGCTGTGCGCTTGCAGCGCGATATGGCTTTTGCCGCTATTCTCGCGCTCATCTTTGACGGTGTCTTTATCGCCGGTATTTACGCTCTCTTTGGTTTCGAGGTCTCCCCGGCGGTCATCATTGGTCTGCTGACCGTGCTGACCTTCTCCCTCTATGACTCCGTCATCGTCTTTGACAAGGTGGATGAGAATACAACCGGCCTCGAAGGCCAGCGCTCTAAGACCTATTCCGAGCTCACCAACCTGGCCATTAACCAGACGGTGATGCGCTCAATCTCGACGTCCGTGATTTCCGCGCTGCCCATCATCGCACTTTTCATCGTCGCTATCTGGTTGATGGGTATCGGTACGTTGCGCGACCTCGCGCTGATTCAGTTCATTGGTGTCATCGAGGGCATTTTCTCCTCCATCTTCTTTGCAACGACCTTGCTGGTGACCCTGGCCAACAAGCGGAAGAGCGTGAAGAAGCACAACGAGGTTGTCGCAGCCTACCGCGCGGAGGGCTCGCGCGTCTCTGACGCTTCCGGGGAGAAACCTCTTCGCACCGTGGCGTCGCCAGCAGCGGCATCGCAGCCCCGTACTGAGGAGTCTGGCGGCGTCTCGTGGCGCCCCGGGCGCTAA